One segment of Meriones unguiculatus strain TT.TT164.6M chromosome 3, Bangor_MerUng_6.1, whole genome shotgun sequence DNA contains the following:
- the Rpl37 gene encoding large ribosomal subunit protein eL37, translating into MTKGTSSFGKRRNKTHTLCRRCGSKAYHLQKSTCGKCGYPAKRKRKYNWSAKAKRRNTTGTGRMRHLKIVYRRFRHGFREGTTPKPKRAAVAASSSS; encoded by the exons ATG ACGAAGGGAACGTCATCCTTTGGAAAGCGTCGCAATAAGACGCACACGTTGTGCCGCCGCTGTGGCTCTAAGGCCTACCACCTTCAGAAGTCGACTTGTGGCAAATGTGGCTACCCTGCCAAGCGCAAGAGAAAGT ataacTGGAGTGCCAAGGCTAAGAGGCGAAACACTACCGGGACTGGTCGAATGAGGCACCTAAAAATTGTCTATCGCAGATTCAG GCATGGATTCCGTGAAGGAACGACACCTAAACCCAAGAGGGCAGCTGTTGCAGCATCCAGTTCATCTTGA